A single region of the Streptomyces caelestis genome encodes:
- the dut gene encoding dUTP diphosphatase, with amino-acid sequence MTPTSPVSRQPVDVLIRRVDPDVPLPSYAHPGDAGADLRTTEACQLAPGERVVLPTGVSVALPEGYAAFVHPRSGLAARCGVALVNAPGTVDAGYRGEIKVIVVNLDPREGVRFERFDRIAQLVVQQVERVRFQEVAELPGSARAEGGFGSTGGHAAVDGTSGTSGQAALGGQAGGNRYASVVSDREGQ; translated from the coding sequence ATGACTCCTACGAGCCCGGTGAGCCGTCAGCCCGTGGACGTGCTGATCCGGCGCGTCGATCCGGACGTACCGCTTCCGTCGTATGCGCACCCCGGGGACGCGGGAGCCGATCTGCGCACCACCGAGGCGTGCCAACTGGCGCCGGGCGAGCGGGTGGTGCTGCCCACGGGAGTGTCTGTGGCGCTGCCGGAGGGGTACGCGGCCTTCGTGCACCCTCGGTCCGGCCTGGCCGCCCGTTGCGGCGTCGCCCTGGTGAATGCCCCGGGGACGGTTGATGCCGGGTACCGTGGGGAGATCAAGGTGATCGTGGTGAATCTCGACCCGCGCGAGGGCGTGCGGTTCGAGCGCTTCGACCGGATTGCCCAACTGGTCGTCCAGCAGGTCGAGAGGGTCCGCTTCCAGGAGGTGGCGGAGCTTCCCGGCTCCGCGCGGGCCGAGGGGGGCTTCGGGTCCACCGGAGGGCACGCCGCGGTGGACGGGACGAGCGGCACAAGCGGTCAGGCCGCCCTGGGCGGTCAGGCGGGTGGGAATCGATACGCTTCGGTCGTATCCGACCGGGAAGGACAGTGA
- a CDS encoding DUF3710 domain-containing protein — MFGRRKKRDAAEDAAGEAEQVVDGVDSEAGGEGERLRLEPAPRPDGPWDSSEVRDPGEGRVDLGGLFVPGVDGMELRVEVAGDAIVAATVVLRDSAIQLQAFAAPKREGIWGEVREEIGSGITQQGGIVDEVEGPLGWELRAQVPVQLPDGTGGFQVVRFVGVDGPRWFLRGVISGQGAVQPQAAGLLEQIFRDTVVVRGEGPMAPRDPIVLKLPNDAQMVPESVQQEEEGSRFAGGMGQLQRGPEITEVR; from the coding sequence GTGTTCGGACGTCGCAAGAAGAGGGATGCCGCCGAGGACGCGGCCGGCGAGGCCGAGCAGGTCGTCGACGGTGTCGACAGTGAGGCGGGCGGCGAGGGCGAGCGCCTGAGGCTCGAGCCGGCGCCGCGGCCCGACGGGCCCTGGGACAGCTCCGAGGTCCGCGACCCGGGCGAGGGCCGGGTCGACCTGGGCGGTCTGTTCGTGCCGGGCGTCGACGGCATGGAGCTGCGCGTCGAGGTCGCGGGTGACGCGATCGTCGCGGCGACGGTCGTGCTGCGGGACAGCGCCATCCAGTTGCAGGCCTTCGCCGCGCCCAAGCGTGAGGGCATCTGGGGCGAGGTGCGCGAGGAGATCGGCTCGGGCATCACCCAGCAGGGCGGCATCGTCGACGAGGTCGAGGGGCCGCTGGGCTGGGAGCTGCGGGCCCAGGTGCCGGTGCAGCTGCCGGACGGCACCGGCGGCTTCCAGGTCGTGCGGTTCGTCGGTGTGGACGGCCCCCGCTGGTTCCTGCGCGGGGTCATCTCGGGCCAGGGCGCGGTGCAGCCGCAGGCCGCCGGACTGCTCGAGCAGATCTTCCGGGACACGGTCGTGGTCCGCGGCGAGGGCCCGATGGCGCCCCGCGACCCGATCGTCCTGAAGCTGCCCAACGACGCCCAGATGGTCCCCGAGAGCGTCCAGCAGGAAGAGGAGGGTTCCCGTTTCGCCGGCGGAATGGGCCAGCTCCAGCGCGGACCGGAGATCACCGAGGTCCGCTGA